A portion of the Leifsonia sp. EB41 genome contains these proteins:
- the zwf gene encoding glucose-6-phosphate dehydrogenase: MSPVEITPEFNPLRLASDRRLNRIAGPSSLIIFGVTGDLSRKKLMPAVYDLANRGLLPPGFSLVGFARRDWEDQDFEKVVYDAVKQYARTPFDDDVWKQLAQGVRFVSGEFDDAEAFQRLKQTVEKLDVERGTMGNHAFYLSIPPKAFPLVTEQLKKSGLADQSGTGWRRVVIEKPFGSDLKTARELNHVVESVFPPDSVFRIDHYLGKETVQNILALRFANELYEPIWNANYVDHVQITMAEDIGVGGRAGYYDGIGAARDVIQNHLLQLLALTAMEEPISFDAADLRAEKEKVLAAVRLPEDLATSTARGQYGSGWQGGEKVVGFLEEDGMNPDSTTETYAAIKLDIGTRRWAGVPFYLRAGKRLGRRVTEIAVVFKRAPQQLFAESQTSALGQNALVIRVQPDEGVTIRFGSKVPGAGMQVRDVSMDFGYGHAFTEASPEAYERLILDVLLGDPPLFPRHEEVELSWKILDPIEEFWATQGQPEQYRPGTWGPTSADELLARDGRVWRRP, encoded by the coding sequence ATGTCACCGGTGGAGATCACCCCGGAGTTCAATCCCCTGCGATTGGCCTCCGACCGTCGCCTCAACCGCATCGCGGGACCGAGCAGCCTCATCATCTTCGGCGTGACGGGCGACCTGTCGCGCAAGAAGCTGATGCCGGCCGTCTACGACCTGGCGAACCGCGGCCTCCTGCCGCCCGGATTCTCGCTCGTCGGGTTCGCCCGGCGCGACTGGGAGGACCAGGACTTCGAGAAGGTCGTCTACGACGCGGTCAAGCAGTACGCGCGCACCCCGTTCGACGACGACGTCTGGAAGCAGCTCGCCCAGGGCGTCCGCTTCGTCTCCGGCGAGTTCGACGACGCCGAGGCGTTCCAGCGGCTCAAGCAGACCGTCGAGAAGCTGGACGTCGAGCGCGGCACAATGGGCAACCACGCGTTCTACCTGTCCATCCCGCCGAAGGCGTTCCCGCTCGTCACCGAGCAGCTCAAGAAGTCGGGGCTGGCCGACCAGTCCGGCACCGGCTGGCGCCGCGTCGTCATCGAGAAGCCGTTCGGCAGCGACCTGAAGACCGCGCGCGAGCTCAACCACGTCGTCGAGTCGGTGTTCCCGCCTGACTCGGTCTTCCGGATCGACCACTACCTCGGCAAGGAGACGGTCCAGAACATCCTGGCGCTGCGCTTCGCGAACGAGCTGTACGAGCCGATCTGGAACGCCAACTACGTCGACCACGTGCAGATCACGATGGCCGAGGACATCGGCGTGGGCGGCCGGGCCGGCTACTACGACGGCATCGGCGCGGCGCGCGACGTCATCCAGAACCACCTGCTCCAGCTCCTCGCCCTCACGGCGATGGAGGAGCCCATCTCATTCGACGCCGCGGACCTGCGTGCCGAGAAGGAGAAGGTTCTCGCTGCCGTGCGGCTGCCGGAGGACCTCGCCACGTCGACCGCGCGCGGTCAGTACGGCAGCGGCTGGCAGGGCGGCGAGAAGGTCGTCGGCTTCCTGGAGGAGGACGGGATGAACCCGGACTCCACCACGGAGACCTACGCGGCGATCAAGCTCGACATCGGCACCCGCCGCTGGGCCGGCGTCCCGTTCTACCTGCGCGCGGGCAAGCGCCTGGGCCGCCGGGTCACCGAGATCGCGGTCGTGTTCAAGCGCGCTCCCCAGCAGCTCTTCGCGGAGTCGCAGACCAGCGCGCTCGGCCAGAACGCGCTCGTCATCCGCGTGCAGCCCGACGAGGGCGTCACCATCCGCTTCGGCTCGAAGGTGCCGGGCGCCGGAATGCAGGTGCGCGACGTGAGCATGGACTTCGGCTACGGCCACGCCTTCACCGAGGCGAGCCCCGAGGCCTACGAGCGGCTCATCCTCGACGTCCTGCTGGGCGACCCGCCGCTGTTCCCGCGGCACGAGGAGGTCGAGCTGTCCTGGAAGATCCTCGACCCGATCGAGGAGTTCTGGGCCACGCAGGGCCAGCCCGAGCAGTACCGCCCCGGAACCTGGGGCCCGACTTCCGCCGACGAGCTCCTCGCCCGCGACGGCCGCGTCTGGAGGCGTCCATGA
- a CDS encoding glucose-6-phosphate dehydrogenase assembly protein OpcA, translating into MIVDLPDTTTSNISKALVKIREEGGAVALGRVLTLIIATHLGQEEEAIEAANDASREHPMRVIVVSTEEERSHTGSGRLDAQIRVGGDAGASEVIVLRAYGETASDEEGLVTGLLLPDAPVVVWWPGIAPAKASHSPLGRIATIRITDASAQPNPQEALFHLAETYAPGDTDFAWTRLTLWRAQLAAVLDQPPYEPITSVDVAGAADSPSTLLLAAWLRLQLQVPVKYDLASRAIGSGGIHGVRMERASGTIELEREVPNVARLSQPGQPTHDLSLPRRSLRDCLAEELRRLDPDDLYGEVITKGLGMLEAPDEGAGAKA; encoded by the coding sequence ATGATCGTCGATCTGCCCGACACCACGACGAGCAACATCTCGAAGGCGCTCGTCAAGATCCGCGAGGAGGGCGGCGCCGTCGCCCTCGGCCGCGTGCTGACGCTCATCATCGCGACCCACCTCGGCCAGGAGGAGGAGGCCATCGAGGCCGCCAACGACGCCTCCCGCGAGCACCCGATGCGCGTCATCGTGGTCTCGACCGAGGAGGAGCGCAGTCACACGGGCTCCGGGCGTCTCGACGCCCAGATCCGCGTCGGCGGCGACGCGGGCGCCAGCGAGGTCATCGTGCTCCGCGCCTACGGCGAGACCGCGAGCGACGAGGAGGGGCTGGTCACCGGCCTCCTGCTCCCCGACGCTCCCGTCGTCGTCTGGTGGCCGGGGATCGCGCCCGCGAAGGCGTCGCACTCCCCGCTCGGCCGCATCGCCACGATCCGCATCACTGACGCGTCGGCCCAGCCGAACCCGCAGGAGGCGCTGTTCCACCTGGCCGAGACGTACGCCCCCGGCGACACCGACTTCGCCTGGACCCGGCTCACCCTGTGGCGGGCGCAGCTCGCCGCGGTGCTCGACCAGCCGCCGTACGAGCCGATCACGTCGGTGGACGTCGCCGGCGCGGCCGACTCGCCCTCCACCCTCCTGCTCGCCGCGTGGCTGCGACTGCAGCTCCAGGTGCCCGTGAAGTACGACCTCGCGTCGCGCGCGATCGGCTCCGGCGGCATCCACGGCGTCAGGATGGAGCGCGCTTCCGGCACGATCGAGCTCGAGCGCGAGGTCCCGAACGTGGCGCGGCTCTCCCAGCCGGGGCAGCCGACGCACGACCTGTCGCTGCCGCGGCGCAGCCTCCGGGACTGTCTCGCCGAGGAACTGCGTAGGCTGGACCCCGACGACCTGTACGGTGAGGTCATCACGAAGGGTCTCGGAATGCTCGAGGCCCCCGACGAAGGAGCGGGCGCGAAGGCATGA
- the pgl gene encoding 6-phosphogluconolactonase, with protein sequence MTNERRVLVHPDKEALAASVAARFLTKTIDILDDLGAANVALTGGTIGIAVLEAINGSPARDTIDWSKVHFWWGDERFVEKSSEDRNERQAREALLDHLPVPPENIHPFPASDDIPDIEEAARVYAAELEAFAPEGAAYPKFDITFLGVGPDGHIASLFPDRAGIRETEATVIVERESPKPPPQRLSLTRPVLNASDRIWLVLSGSDKASALGLALAGASYTEVPVAGAKGRKRTVFFVDKDASVNVPENLIAPSY encoded by the coding sequence ATGACGAACGAACGGCGGGTGCTCGTCCACCCCGACAAGGAAGCACTCGCCGCGTCGGTGGCCGCGCGCTTCCTCACCAAGACCATCGACATCCTCGACGACCTGGGCGCGGCGAACGTCGCGCTGACGGGCGGCACGATCGGCATCGCCGTGCTGGAGGCCATCAACGGCTCCCCCGCACGCGACACCATCGACTGGTCGAAGGTGCATTTCTGGTGGGGCGACGAGCGCTTCGTCGAGAAGTCGAGCGAGGACCGCAACGAGCGTCAGGCGCGTGAGGCGCTGCTCGACCACTTGCCGGTGCCGCCGGAGAACATCCACCCCTTCCCGGCGTCGGACGACATCCCGGACATCGAGGAGGCCGCGCGCGTCTACGCCGCCGAGCTGGAGGCGTTCGCTCCGGAGGGCGCTGCCTACCCGAAGTTCGACATCACGTTCCTCGGTGTCGGCCCGGACGGCCACATCGCGTCGCTGTTCCCGGACCGCGCCGGCATCCGCGAGACGGAGGCGACGGTGATCGTCGAGCGCGAGTCGCCGAAGCCGCCGCCGCAGCGGCTCAGCCTGACCCGGCCGGTGCTCAACGCGTCCGACCGGATCTGGCTGGTGCTCTCCGGCAGCGACAAGGCGAGCGCCCTCGGCCTCGCTCTGGCTGGCGCAAGCTACACCGAGGTCCCGGTCGCCGGGGCCAAGGGCCGCAAGCGCACCGTGTTCTTCGTGGACAAGGACGCCTCGGTCAACGTGCCGGAGAATCTCATCGCCCCGAGCTACTGA
- a CDS encoding RNA polymerase-binding protein RbpA codes for MASGGSAIRGSRVGAGPMGEQDRGFHAERVAVSYWDALGNETVRYFAANLPDEEIPDVIDSPSSGLPAGRDKENPPSVAKAEPYKTHLAYVKERRSEEEAEQLLEDALNQLRARRGKPTSN; via the coding sequence ATGGCATCCGGAGGAAGCGCAATCCGCGGTTCGCGCGTCGGCGCGGGCCCGATGGGGGAACAGGACCGGGGTTTCCACGCCGAGCGCGTGGCCGTCTCGTACTGGGACGCCCTCGGCAACGAGACCGTCCGTTATTTCGCGGCGAACCTGCCCGACGAGGAGATCCCCGATGTGATCGACTCGCCGTCTTCCGGCCTCCCGGCCGGTCGCGACAAGGAGAACCCGCCGTCGGTCGCGAAGGCCGAGCCGTACAAGACGCACCTGGCCTACGTGAAGGAGCGCCGCTCGGAGGAGGAGGCGGAGCAGCTGCTCGAGGACGCCCTCAACCAGCTCCGTGCCCGCCGCGGAAAGCCCACCAGCAACTAG
- the secG gene encoding preprotein translocase subunit SecG, which produces MQILTVILQVLLGITSLLLTLLILLHKGRGGGLSDMFGGGVTSNLGASGVAERNLNRITVILGLIWITCIVVLGLITKFSA; this is translated from the coding sequence GTGCAGATTCTCACGGTCATCCTCCAGGTCCTGCTGGGGATCACCAGCCTCCTGCTGACCCTCCTCATCCTGTTGCACAAGGGACGCGGCGGCGGCCTCTCCGACATGTTCGGCGGCGGCGTCACCTCCAACCTGGGCGCGTCGGGCGTCGCGGAGCGCAACCTCAACAGGATCACCGTCATTCTCGGGCTCATCTGGATCACCTGCATCGTCGTCCTCGGGCTCATCACCAAGTTCAGCGCCTGA
- the tpiA gene encoding triose-phosphate isomerase, with product MAAVNESVRRVPLIAGNWKMNLDHLQAIAVVQKLAWTLKDAGHDYSAVEVAVFPPFTDLRSVQTLISADKLPIAFGGQDVSEHDSGAYTGEIAASFLAALESRYVIIGHSERRTLHNETDEQVAAKVAQAVKNNIAPIICVGETAEDLETHGASAVPVAQLGAALASVDSAADVVVAYEPVWAIGSGQAATPEQAEQVAAALRAVIVEKLGAEVAAKTRILYGGSVKSGNIAGFMREPNVDGALVGGASLDVVEFSAIIRYQKHVGL from the coding sequence ATGGCAGCAGTGAACGAGTCCGTGCGGCGTGTCCCGCTGATCGCGGGCAACTGGAAGATGAACCTCGACCACCTGCAGGCGATCGCGGTCGTCCAGAAGCTGGCGTGGACCCTCAAGGACGCCGGGCACGACTACTCGGCCGTCGAGGTCGCCGTGTTCCCGCCGTTCACCGACCTGCGCAGCGTGCAGACGCTGATCTCGGCCGACAAGCTGCCGATCGCGTTCGGCGGCCAGGACGTCTCCGAGCACGACTCGGGCGCGTACACCGGCGAGATCGCGGCGTCGTTCCTCGCCGCCCTGGAGTCGCGCTATGTGATCATCGGACACTCCGAGCGGCGCACGCTGCACAACGAGACGGACGAGCAGGTCGCGGCCAAGGTCGCGCAGGCCGTCAAGAACAACATCGCGCCGATCATCTGCGTCGGCGAGACGGCGGAGGACCTGGAGACGCACGGCGCGAGCGCCGTCCCCGTCGCCCAGCTTGGCGCCGCCCTGGCCTCCGTCGACTCGGCCGCGGACGTCGTCGTCGCGTACGAGCCGGTCTGGGCCATCGGGTCCGGTCAGGCGGCCACGCCGGAGCAGGCCGAGCAGGTGGCCGCCGCACTGCGCGCGGTCATCGTCGAGAAGCTCGGAGCCGAGGTCGCGGCCAAGACCCGCATCCTCTACGGCGGCTCGGTGAAGTCGGGCAACATCGCCGGCTTCATGCGCGAGCCGAACGTCGACGGCGCGCTCGTCGGCGGCGCGAGCCTCGACGTGGTCGAGTTCTCGGCCATCATCCGCTACCAGAAGCACGTCGGACTCTGA
- the pgk gene encoding phosphoglycerate kinase, with protein sequence MTLRTLDSLGSLAGKRVVVRCDLNVPLQDGKITDDGRVRASIPTLDALINQGAKVVVISHLGRPEGAPDSKYSLAPVAQRLSELLGKPVTFAQDTVGAGAEAAVAGLQDGDVALLENLRFNPGETAKDEAERTAFAAKLAAFGDAFVSDGFGVVHRKQASVYELAKALPSAAGTLIAAELDVLDRLTENPERPYAVVLGGSKVSDKLGVIGHLLPRVDSLLIGGGMLFTFLAALGHKVGSSLLEADQLDTVKGYLAKAEELGVQIVLPRDVVVASKFGADAEHVVRPIDGIEDTDWGASGLGLDIGPETGELFSEYIRGARTVFWNGPMGVFELAPFAAGTKAIAQALTEVDGLSVVGGGDSAAAVRALGFADDQFGHISTGGGASLEFLEGKHLPGLEVLGWQQ encoded by the coding sequence GTGACGCTCCGTACCCTCGACTCACTCGGTTCGCTCGCCGGAAAACGCGTCGTCGTCCGCTGTGATCTGAACGTCCCTCTCCAGGACGGGAAGATCACGGACGATGGCCGCGTGCGAGCGTCGATTCCCACCCTGGACGCCCTGATCAATCAGGGCGCAAAGGTGGTCGTGATCTCCCACCTGGGCCGCCCGGAGGGCGCGCCCGACTCGAAGTACAGCCTGGCGCCGGTCGCCCAGCGGCTCTCTGAGCTGCTCGGCAAGCCGGTGACCTTCGCGCAGGACACCGTCGGTGCCGGCGCCGAGGCCGCGGTCGCCGGCCTGCAGGACGGCGACGTCGCCCTGCTGGAGAACCTCCGGTTCAACCCGGGGGAGACCGCCAAGGACGAGGCGGAGCGCACCGCGTTCGCGGCCAAGCTCGCCGCGTTCGGCGACGCGTTCGTATCGGACGGCTTCGGCGTGGTCCACCGCAAGCAGGCCAGCGTGTACGAGCTCGCCAAGGCGCTCCCGAGCGCCGCGGGCACGCTCATCGCGGCCGAGCTCGACGTGCTCGACCGGCTCACCGAGAACCCCGAGCGGCCCTACGCGGTCGTGCTCGGCGGCTCGAAGGTGTCCGACAAGCTCGGCGTGATCGGCCACCTGCTGCCGCGCGTCGACTCGCTGCTCATCGGCGGCGGCATGCTCTTCACCTTCCTCGCGGCGCTCGGCCACAAAGTCGGCTCCAGCCTGCTGGAGGCCGACCAGCTCGACACCGTGAAGGGCTACCTGGCGAAGGCCGAGGAGCTCGGCGTTCAGATCGTGCTGCCGCGCGACGTCGTGGTCGCCTCGAAGTTCGGCGCCGACGCGGAGCACGTGGTGCGCCCGATCGACGGCATCGAGGACACCGACTGGGGCGCCTCCGGGCTCGGCCTCGACATCGGCCCGGAGACCGGCGAACTGTTCTCGGAGTACATCCGCGGCGCACGCACGGTGTTCTGGAACGGCCCGATGGGCGTCTTCGAGCTGGCGCCGTTCGCGGCGGGCACCAAGGCGATCGCGCAGGCGCTCACCGAGGTCGACGGCCTCAGCGTGGTCGGCGGGGGAGACTCCGCGGCCGCCGTGCGCGCGCTCGGTTTCGCCGACGATCAGTTCGGTCACATTTCTACCGGTGGCGGTGCGAGCCTCGAATTCCTCGAGGGCAAGCACCTGCCGGGTCTGGAGGTCCTGGGATGGCAGCAGTGA
- the gap gene encoding type I glyceraldehyde-3-phosphate dehydrogenase gives MSVKIGINGFGRIGRNYLRAALAKGSDLEIVAVNDLTDNKTLAHLLKYDSITGRLDATVELEGDSIVVNGKPIKVLEERDPANLPWGELGVDIVIESTGRFTKAADAKKHIEAGAKKVIISAPATDEDATFVMGVNEHLYDPEKHNIISNASCTTNCLAPLAKVFNDEFGIERGLMTTVHAYTADQNLQDGPHSDLRRARAAAINIVPTSTGAAKAIGLVLPELKGKLDGFALRVPVPTGSITDLTVTASRPVTIDEVKAAYKKAAEGPLKGILKYTEDEIVSSDIVSDPHSSIFDSGLLRVLGDQVKLSSWYDNEWGYSNRLVDLTEYVAERL, from the coding sequence GTGTCCGTAAAGATCGGAATCAACGGGTTCGGTCGCATTGGTCGCAACTACCTGCGCGCGGCCCTCGCCAAGGGCAGCGACCTCGAGATCGTCGCGGTGAACGACCTCACCGACAACAAGACGCTCGCGCACCTGCTCAAGTACGACTCGATCACGGGCCGCCTGGACGCCACGGTGGAGCTGGAGGGCGACAGCATCGTCGTCAACGGCAAGCCGATCAAGGTCCTCGAGGAGCGCGACCCGGCCAACCTCCCGTGGGGCGAGCTCGGCGTGGACATCGTCATCGAGTCCACCGGACGCTTCACCAAGGCCGCCGACGCCAAGAAGCACATCGAGGCGGGCGCCAAGAAGGTCATCATCTCCGCTCCGGCCACCGACGAGGACGCCACGTTCGTCATGGGCGTGAACGAGCACCTGTACGACCCGGAGAAGCACAACATCATCTCCAACGCGTCGTGCACCACCAACTGCCTCGCGCCGCTGGCCAAGGTATTCAACGACGAGTTCGGCATCGAGCGCGGTCTGATGACCACGGTCCACGCCTACACCGCCGACCAGAACCTGCAGGACGGCCCGCACAGCGACCTCCGCCGCGCCCGCGCCGCCGCGATCAACATCGTCCCGACCTCCACGGGCGCCGCCAAGGCGATCGGCCTGGTCCTCCCGGAGCTCAAGGGCAAGCTCGACGGCTTCGCGCTGCGCGTGCCGGTCCCCACCGGCTCGATCACCGACCTGACCGTCACCGCCTCGCGCCCCGTCACCATCGACGAGGTCAAGGCCGCGTACAAGAAGGCCGCGGAGGGTCCGCTCAAGGGCATCCTCAAGTACACCGAGGACGAGATCGTCTCCTCGGACATCGTCTCCGACCCGCACTCGTCGATCTTCGACTCCGGTCTGCTGCGCGTCCTCGGCGACCAGGTCAAGCTCTCGAGCTGGTACGACAACGAGTGGGGCTACTCCAACCGTCTGGTCGACCTGACCGAGTACGTCGCCGAGCGTCTGTAA
- a CDS encoding superoxide dismutase — protein sequence MADYTLAELPYDYSALEPNISGRIMELHHDKHHKAYVDGANTAIAKLQEARDADDLTYVNKLQKDLAFNLAGHVNHTVFWNNLSPEGGDKPTGELAAAIDEFFGSYDKFRAHFTASALGIQGSGWSILAWDSLGQKLIIEQLYDHQGNLAAATIPLLLLDMWEHAFYLDYVNVKADYVKAFWNITNWADVSDRFVKAREKTSGLLLLS from the coding sequence ATGGCTGACTACACGCTCGCCGAACTTCCGTACGACTACTCGGCCCTGGAGCCGAACATCAGCGGCCGGATTATGGAGCTGCACCACGACAAGCACCACAAGGCGTACGTGGACGGCGCCAACACCGCGATCGCCAAGCTGCAGGAGGCGCGCGACGCCGACGACCTGACCTACGTCAACAAGCTGCAGAAGGACCTGGCGTTCAACCTCGCCGGCCACGTCAACCACACCGTCTTCTGGAACAACCTGTCCCCGGAGGGAGGCGACAAGCCGACCGGCGAGCTCGCCGCGGCGATCGACGAGTTCTTCGGCTCGTACGACAAGTTCCGCGCCCACTTCACCGCCTCGGCGCTCGGCATCCAGGGCTCCGGCTGGTCGATCCTCGCGTGGGACTCGCTCGGCCAGAAGCTCATCATCGAGCAGCTCTACGACCACCAGGGCAACCTCGCGGCGGCCACCATCCCGCTGCTGCTGCTCGACATGTGGGAGCACGCCTTCTACCTCGATTACGTGAATGTGAAGGCGGATTACGTCAAGGCGTTCTGGAACATCACCAACTGGGCCGACGTGTCCGACCGGTTCGTGAAGGCCCGCGAGAAGACCTCGGGTCTGCTGCTACTGTCGTAG
- the whiA gene encoding DNA-binding protein WhiA yields MALTADVKDELTKVEVSKTTVRAAELATILRFSGGLHLIGGRIAVESELDTPELARRVRKDLAELYGVRSDVSVISASGVRRASQYLVRVLEGGETLARQTGLLDARRRPIRGLPNRLTTGSRDELAAVWRGAFLAHGSLTDPGRSAALEVTCPGNEAAMALVGAAGRLGVSAKAREVRGVHRVVIRDGEAISAMLVVMGAVETVANWEELRQRREVRATANRLVNFDDANLRRSAQAAVAACSRVERALEILGPDVPEHLRYAGELRLAHRDASLDELGHHADPPMTKDAVAGRIRRLLAMADKKASDLDIPGTDANLPADLDEV; encoded by the coding sequence TTGGCTCTCACTGCCGACGTCAAAGACGAGCTCACGAAGGTCGAAGTCAGCAAGACGACCGTCCGGGCCGCCGAGCTCGCGACCATCCTGCGGTTCTCCGGTGGACTGCACCTGATCGGCGGCCGGATCGCGGTCGAGAGCGAGCTGGACACGCCAGAGCTCGCCCGCCGGGTGCGCAAAGACCTGGCCGAGCTGTACGGCGTCCGCAGCGACGTGTCGGTGATCTCGGCCTCCGGCGTCCGCCGCGCCAGCCAGTACCTGGTGCGCGTGCTGGAGGGCGGCGAGACCCTCGCCCGCCAGACCGGCCTGCTCGACGCCCGCCGCCGCCCGATCCGCGGCCTCCCGAACCGCCTCACCACGGGCTCCCGCGACGAGCTCGCGGCCGTCTGGCGCGGCGCGTTCCTCGCGCACGGCTCGCTGACCGACCCGGGCCGCTCCGCCGCGCTGGAGGTCACCTGCCCCGGCAACGAGGCCGCCATGGCGCTCGTCGGCGCCGCCGGCCGCCTCGGCGTGTCCGCCAAGGCCCGCGAGGTGCGCGGGGTGCACCGCGTCGTCATCCGCGACGGCGAGGCGATCAGCGCCATGCTCGTGGTGATGGGCGCGGTGGAGACCGTCGCCAACTGGGAGGAGCTGCGCCAGCGCCGCGAGGTGCGCGCGACCGCCAACCGCCTGGTCAACTTCGACGACGCCAACCTGCGCCGTTCCGCCCAGGCCGCCGTCGCCGCCTGCTCCCGCGTCGAGCGCGCCCTGGAGATCCTCGGCCCCGACGTCCCCGAGCACCTGCGCTACGCCGGCGAGCTGCGCCTCGCGCACCGCGACGCGAGCCTGGACGAGCTCGGCCACCACGCCGACCCGCCCATGACGAAGGACGCCGTCGCCGGCCGCATCCGCCGCCTCCTGGCGATGGCCGACAAGAAGGCCTCGGACCTCGACATCCCCGGCACCGACGCCAACCTCCCCGCCGACCTGGATGAGGTGTAG
- the rapZ gene encoding RNase adapter RapZ, whose protein sequence is MATDIDTNGEQQEVLIVTGMSGAGRSTVANALEDLDWYVVDNLPPQMLRPLIELANRAESGLPRIAAVVDVRGRNFFEDLQSMIQSLREGTKVRVLFLEASDAVLIRRFEQVRRPHPLQGNGTILDGIDAERARLREIREASDIIVDTTDLNIHQLATNITDTFAAEDTAGVQVTVMSFGFKYGLPPDADLVADARFLPNPFWNPELRPHTGLDEIVRDYVLQQDGAEEFIDGYVAAMRPIFAGYQRENKRHAMIAIGCTGGKHRSVAIAEELATRLRGFPGVAVNTKHRDLGRE, encoded by the coding sequence GTGGCGACCGACATCGACACGAACGGCGAGCAGCAGGAAGTGCTGATCGTCACCGGGATGTCGGGGGCGGGCCGGTCGACGGTCGCCAACGCCCTCGAAGACCTGGACTGGTACGTGGTCGACAACCTGCCTCCGCAGATGCTCCGGCCGCTGATCGAACTGGCGAACCGGGCGGAGTCCGGCCTCCCGCGCATCGCCGCGGTGGTCGACGTGCGCGGCCGCAACTTCTTCGAAGATCTGCAGTCGATGATCCAGAGCCTGCGCGAGGGCACCAAGGTGCGCGTGCTGTTCCTGGAGGCCTCCGACGCCGTGCTGATCCGCCGCTTCGAGCAGGTGCGCCGTCCGCATCCGCTGCAGGGCAACGGCACCATCCTCGACGGCATCGACGCGGAGCGCGCCCGGCTGCGCGAGATCCGCGAGGCGAGCGACATCATCGTCGACACCACCGACCTGAACATCCACCAGCTCGCCACCAACATCACCGACACCTTCGCGGCCGAGGACACCGCGGGTGTGCAGGTGACCGTGATGAGCTTCGGCTTCAAGTACGGCCTTCCGCCGGACGCGGACCTGGTGGCCGACGCGCGGTTCCTCCCGAACCCGTTCTGGAACCCCGAGCTGCGCCCGCACACCGGGCTGGACGAGATCGTCCGCGACTACGTGCTCCAGCAGGACGGCGCCGAGGAGTTCATCGACGGCTACGTCGCCGCGATGCGCCCGATCTTCGCCGGCTATCAGCGGGAGAACAAGCGGCACGCGATGATCGCGATAGGCTGCACGGGAGGGAAGCACCGGTCCGTCGCGATAGCCGAAGAGCTCGCGACCCGGTTGAGGGGCTTCCCCGGCGTCGCGGTCAACACCAAGCACCGCGACCTGGGCCGTGAATGA